In Anaerostipes hadrus ATCC 29173 = JCM 17467, a single genomic region encodes these proteins:
- the metG gene encoding methionine--tRNA ligase, translating into MSKKPYYITTAITYTSGKPHIGNTYEIILADSIARYKRMEGYDVFFQTGTDEHGQKVELKAEEKGVTPKEFVDDVAGEIKRIWDLMNTSYDRFIRTTDEDHEKQVQKIFKKLYEQGDIYKGEYEGLYCTPCESFFTESQLVDGKCPDCGRPVQPAKEEAYFLKLSKYADRLIEHINTHPEFIQPESRKNEMMNNFLLPGLQDLCVSRTSFSWGIPVDFDEGHIVYVWLDALTNYITGIGYDCDGNSSDKFNKFWPADLHLIGKDIIRFHTIYWPIILMALDLPLPKQVFGHPWLLQGDGKMSKSKGNVLYADDLVDFFGVDAVRYFVLHEMPFERDGVISWELMIERMNSDLANILGNLVNRTISMSNKYFGGIVEDKGVVGDYDDDLKAVVTGTRDKVAEKMADLRVADSMTEIFNLFRRCNRYIDETMPWVLAKDEASKDRLATVLYNLVEGITIGASLLSPYMPETSEKIFAQLNTSMVEFDNLATFGNYKSGTKVTEKPQILFARLDEKEVMEKAKVLMEKQAASVKAANAAVEEDTVIDIEPKDEITFDDFTKMQFQVGEIIACEEVKKSKKLLCSQVKIGSQVKQIVSGIKAYYKPEDMVGKKVMVLVNLKPAKLAGVLSEGMLLCAENDKGELALVTPDKDMPAGAEIC; encoded by the coding sequence ATGAGTAAGAAACCATATTATATTACGACTGCAATTACTTATACTTCCGGAAAACCTCATATTGGTAACACATATGAGATCATCCTGGCAGACAGTATTGCTCGATATAAAAGAATGGAAGGCTATGACGTATTTTTCCAGACAGGAACTGACGAACATGGCCAGAAAGTAGAATTAAAAGCAGAAGAAAAAGGGGTAACACCAAAAGAATTCGTTGATGATGTTGCCGGAGAAATCAAGAGAATCTGGGATCTTATGAACACTTCTTATGACCGTTTTATCAGAACAACTGATGAAGATCACGAGAAACAGGTTCAGAAGATTTTTAAGAAATTATATGAACAGGGAGATATCTACAAAGGTGAATACGAAGGTTTATACTGTACACCTTGTGAATCTTTCTTCACAGAGAGCCAGTTAGTAGATGGTAAATGTCCTGACTGCGGACGTCCAGTACAACCTGCAAAAGAAGAAGCTTATTTCTTAAAATTAAGCAAATATGCAGACCGTCTGATTGAACACATCAATACACATCCTGAATTTATTCAGCCAGAATCCCGTAAGAATGAGATGATGAACAACTTCCTTCTTCCTGGACTTCAGGATCTGTGTGTTTCAAGAACATCATTTTCATGGGGAATCCCAGTTGACTTTGATGAAGGACACATCGTTTATGTATGGTTAGATGCATTAACAAACTATATCACAGGTATCGGTTATGACTGTGATGGAAACAGTTCAGACAAGTTTAACAAGTTCTGGCCTGCAGATCTTCACCTGATCGGTAAAGATATCATCCGTTTTCATACAATTTACTGGCCAATCATCCTGATGGCACTAGATCTTCCACTTCCTAAACAGGTATTTGGACATCCTTGGCTGCTTCAGGGCGATGGTAAGATGAGTAAATCCAAAGGTAACGTTTTATACGCAGATGATCTGGTTGACTTCTTCGGAGTTGACGCAGTGCGTTATTTCGTTCTTCATGAAATGCCTTTCGAACGTGATGGTGTGATCTCATGGGAATTGATGATCGAGCGTATGAACTCTGACCTTGCAAATATTCTTGGTAACCTTGTAAACCGTACGATTTCTATGTCCAACAAATATTTTGGAGGAATCGTAGAAGACAAGGGTGTTGTAGGAGATTATGATGATGATCTGAAAGCCGTTGTGACAGGTACAAGAGATAAAGTTGCTGAGAAGATGGCTGACCTTCGTGTTGCAGATTCAATGACTGAGATCTTTAACTTATTCCGTCGCTGCAACCGTTATATTGATGAGACTATGCCTTGGGTATTAGCAAAAGACGAAGCTTCAAAAGACCGTCTGGCTACTGTTTTATACAACCTTGTTGAAGGAATCACAATTGGTGCATCTTTATTATCACCATATATGCCTGAGACATCTGAGAAGATCTTTGCTCAGTTAAATACATCTATGGTTGAATTTGATAACCTTGCAACATTTGGAAACTACAAGAGTGGTACAAAAGTAACTGAAAAACCTCAGATCTTATTTGCAAGATTAGATGAGAAAGAAGTTATGGAAAAAGCCAAAGTCTTAATGGAGAAACAGGCTGCTTCTGTCAAAGCTGCAAACGCTGCTGTAGAAGAAGATACTGTCATCGACATTGAACCAAAAGATGAGATCACTTTTGATGATTTCACTAAGATGCAGTTCCAGGTTGGCGAGATCATTGCCTGTGAAGAAGTGAAGAAATCCAAGAAACTTCTTTGCTCTCAGGTTAAGATTGGAAGCCAGGTAAAACAGATTGTTTCTGGTATCAAAGCTTATTATAAACCAGAAGATATGGTCGGTAAGAAAGTTATGGTACTTGTGAACTTAAAACCAGCCAAATTAGCAGGAGTTCTCTCTGAAGGAATGTTACTTTGTGCTGAAAATGATAAGGGTGAATTAGCTCTTGTAACACCAGATAAAGATATGCCAGCAGGTGCTGAAATCTGTTAA
- a CDS encoding phosphoenolpyruvate carboxykinase (ATP) — translation MSTKAYYTHEEIGKGKPGFSKTRSIIEAAFYGNNVVEVKDLKQAYELAKNSPGTIVTDMPVYKPEAIGLDEGSKVLLFNDGSVTGRCAAARRISSEPGVDINDLDLKLMDAIYDTRWTTMYHAQVYIGLDPEFMVKAHLLIPEGEENILYSWMLNFQYMNPEYNEMYKNSQPVADETDIYIFSDPQWTHEEHPLGLTYFNTDTNCAALLGMKYFGEHKKGTLTIAWAIANRNGYASCHGGQKEFRLDNGEKFVASFFGLSGSGKSTLTHATHNNKYEEIQVLHDDAFIINTETGASIAMEPTYFDKTADYPTGCPDNKYLLTAQNCSATRDSEGKVVLVTEDIRNGNGRAIKSKLWSPNRVDKINDPVNAIFWIMKDPTIPPIVKIKGASLASVMGATLATKRSSAERLAPGVDPNRLVVEPYANPFRTYPLVNDYKKFRKLVKERNVDCYIINTGDFMGKDIKPATTISAIEQVVEGTGEFKQWGPFTDIEVLEMEGYVSDFNDMNYVETLKARMTDRLNFVFEKDVEDGGYNALPTQAKEALAKVIGEAHNLEVENSNN, via the coding sequence ATGTCAACAAAAGCTTATTACACACATGAAGAAATCGGAAAAGGAAAGCCTGGATTTTCAAAAACAAGATCCATTATTGAAGCAGCATTCTATGGAAATAACGTTGTAGAAGTAAAAGATTTAAAACAGGCTTATGAATTAGCAAAGAATTCGCCTGGAACGATCGTTACAGATATGCCAGTATATAAACCAGAAGCGATTGGTTTAGATGAGGGGTCCAAAGTTCTATTATTTAATGATGGATCAGTGACTGGACGCTGTGCAGCCGCAAGAAGAATTTCCAGTGAACCTGGTGTCGATATAAATGATCTGGATTTAAAATTAATGGATGCGATCTATGATACAAGATGGACAACAATGTACCATGCACAGGTATATATCGGATTAGATCCTGAATTTATGGTAAAAGCACATCTTTTAATTCCAGAAGGTGAAGAAAATATTTTATATTCCTGGATGTTAAATTTCCAGTATATGAATCCTGAATACAATGAAATGTATAAGAATTCACAGCCAGTTGCAGATGAGACAGATATCTATATTTTCTCAGATCCACAGTGGACACATGAAGAACATCCATTAGGATTAACATATTTTAATACAGACACAAACTGTGCTGCACTTCTTGGTATGAAATACTTTGGGGAACATAAGAAAGGTACATTAACAATTGCATGGGCGATCGCAAATCGTAACGGATATGCTTCCTGCCATGGTGGACAGAAAGAATTCAGATTAGATAATGGAGAGAAATTCGTAGCATCTTTCTTCGGATTATCAGGATCAGGAAAATCCACATTAACACATGCAACACATAATAATAAATACGAAGAGATTCAGGTTCTGCATGACGATGCATTTATCATCAATACAGAAACAGGTGCATCTATTGCAATGGAACCAACATATTTTGATAAAACAGCGGACTATCCAACAGGATGCCCAGATAATAAATACTTATTAACAGCACAGAATTGCTCTGCAACAAGAGATAGCGAAGGAAAAGTCGTTCTTGTCACAGAAGATATCCGTAACGGAAATGGTCGTGCGATCAAGTCCAAATTATGGTCACCAAACCGTGTAGATAAGATCAATGACCCAGTAAATGCAATCTTCTGGATCATGAAAGACCCAACAATCCCACCAATTGTTAAGATCAAAGGAGCTTCTTTAGCATCTGTTATGGGAGCAACACTTGCAACAAAACGAAGCAGTGCGGAACGTCTGGCACCTGGAGTAGATCCAAACCGTTTGGTTGTGGAACCATATGCAAACCCATTTAGAACATACCCTCTTGTAAATGACTACAAGAAGTTTAGAAAACTTGTAAAAGAAAGAAATGTAGACTGCTATATCATTAATACAGGAGACTTCATGGGTAAAGATATCAAACCTGCAACAACAATTTCCGCAATTGAGCAGGTTGTAGAAGGAACTGGAGAATTCAAACAGTGGGGACCATTTACAGATATCGAAGTGCTTGAGATGGAAGGATATGTTTCAGATTTCAATGATATGAATTATGTGGAAACATTAAAAGCAAGAATGACAGACAGACTAAACTTTGTCTTCGAAAAAGACGTAGAAGATGGTGGATACAATGCACTTCCTACACAGGCAAAAGAAGCTTTAGCAAAAGTTATTGGAGAAGCACACAATTTAGAAGTGGAAAATTCCAATAATTAA
- a CDS encoding tRNA1(Val) (adenine(37)-N6)-methyltransferase, translated as MERERIDDLGINGYQIIQKEQGFCFGMDAVLLSDFAQVKNGGRVLDLGTGTGILPILMEAKTKAVHLTGLEIQPEMAEMAARSVKLNHLEDKIEIVEGDIKEASAIFSHDSFDTITSNPPYMIGQHGLKNPSETKAIARHEILCTFADITAAAKKLLKNKGKLFLVHRTFRLSEILCQLSKDGLEPKRIRFVHPYIDKEPNIFLLEAVKGGKSRMTVEPPLIVYQKEGKYTEEIYKIYGMNPEE; from the coding sequence ATGGAAAGAGAAAGAATTGATGATCTTGGGATCAATGGTTATCAGATCATCCAGAAAGAACAGGGATTTTGTTTTGGAATGGATGCGGTTCTTTTATCAGATTTTGCACAAGTTAAGAATGGTGGGAGAGTTCTAGACCTCGGTACGGGGACTGGAATCCTCCCAATTTTGATGGAGGCAAAGACGAAGGCTGTTCATCTTACAGGGCTTGAAATACAGCCAGAGATGGCGGAGATGGCGGCAAGAAGTGTCAAATTAAATCATTTAGAAGATAAGATAGAGATCGTAGAGGGTGATATCAAAGAGGCTTCTGCGATTTTTTCGCATGATAGTTTTGACACGATCACATCAAATCCACCATATATGATCGGACAGCATGGACTTAAGAATCCGTCGGAGACGAAAGCAATCGCAAGACATGAGATACTTTGTACATTTGCGGATATCACGGCAGCAGCTAAAAAGCTTTTAAAGAATAAAGGAAAGCTGTTTCTGGTACACAGAACATTCAGATTGTCAGAGATTTTATGCCAGCTGTCTAAGGATGGATTAGAGCCAAAAAGAATCCGTTTTGTGCATCCATACATTGATAAAGAACCGAATATATTTTTATTAGAAGCAGTAAAAGGCGGAAAGTCAAGAATGACAGTTGAGCCTCCATTGATCGTTTATCAAAAAGAAGGAAAATACACAGAAGAAATTTATAAGATTTATGGAATGAATCCGGAGGAATAA
- a CDS encoding AbrB/MazE/SpoVT family DNA-binding domain-containing protein, whose product MKSTGIVRRLDELGRITLPIELRRNFDVNERDPLEIFVDDDKIILKKYNPADIFTGEDMDDLIDYKGKKVSRKSIIELAKLAGFEITEA is encoded by the coding sequence ATGAAAAGTACAGGCATTGTAAGAAGGCTTGACGAACTTGGAAGAATTACTTTACCGATCGAATTACGTCGTAACTTTGATGTGAACGAACGCGATCCTCTTGAAATATTTGTAGATGACGATAAGATTATTTTAAAGAAATATAATCCTGCAGATATTTTTACTGGAGAAGATATGGATGATCTGATTGACTACAAAGGAAAGAAAGTCTCAAGAAAATCTATCATTGAATTAGCTAAACTTGCTGGATTCGAAATTACTGAAGCGTAA
- a CDS encoding MarR family winged helix-turn-helix transcriptional regulator: MVVDLFHGISYEEEKAVITDEFKDISNKDLHIIDAIGIKKPKNMSTIAGDLNITVGTLTTAINNLLKKGYVNRKRGEKDRRVVYISLSEKGRKAYSHHREFHKRMIQGLLDTLNEQEQDLLVKVMQYFHDYFREHM; this comes from the coding sequence ATGGTGGTAGACTTATTCCACGGAATTTCATATGAAGAAGAGAAAGCCGTGATCACAGATGAGTTTAAGGATATTTCGAACAAAGATCTGCATATTATTGATGCGATCGGGATCAAGAAACCGAAGAATATGTCAACGATTGCAGGAGATTTAAACATTACGGTTGGTACACTTACAACCGCTATCAATAACCTCTTGAAGAAAGGATATGTAAATCGCAAACGCGGAGAGAAAGATCGCAGAGTTGTTTATATATCTCTTTCTGAGAAGGGGAGGAAAGCGTACAGTCATCACAGAGAATTTCATAAACGTATGATCCAGGGACTGCTTGATACGCTTAATGAGCAGGAACAGGATCTGTTGGTGAAGGTTATGCAGTATTTTCATGATTACTTTCGTGAACATATGTAA
- the rsmI gene encoding 16S rRNA (cytidine(1402)-2'-O)-methyltransferase codes for MSGTLYLCATPIGNLEDITFRVINTLKEVDLIAAEDTRHSIKLLNHFEIKTKMTSYHEYNRVEKAKVLVKQLQEGKDIALITDAGTPGISDPGEELVRQCHEAGITVTALPGACALINALIISGQPTRRFCFEAFLPSDKKERKQILDSLENETRSIIIYEAPHRLVRTLEELHEVLGDRSMTLCRELTKKYESVFKSTLGEILAYHRENPPKGECVMIIEGKSFQELKEQSQEEFLKIPLSEHMNRYMDQGYSKKEAMKLVAKDRGVGKREIYQQLLEEE; via the coding sequence ATGAGTGGAACATTATATTTGTGTGCGACACCGATTGGTAATCTGGAAGACATTACTTTTCGTGTGATAAACACATTAAAAGAAGTTGATCTGATCGCAGCGGAAGACACAAGGCACAGTATCAAATTATTAAATCATTTTGAAATTAAGACAAAGATGACAAGCTATCATGAGTATAATCGTGTGGAGAAAGCAAAAGTTCTTGTAAAGCAGTTGCAGGAAGGAAAAGATATCGCACTCATTACAGATGCTGGGACACCGGGAATTTCAGATCCAGGAGAAGAATTGGTAAGACAGTGCCATGAAGCAGGAATCACGGTTACTGCATTACCGGGAGCATGTGCGTTGATCAATGCACTGATCATCTCTGGGCAGCCAACAAGAAGATTTTGTTTTGAAGCATTTCTTCCATCAGATAAAAAAGAAAGAAAACAGATTCTTGATTCTCTGGAAAATGAGACAAGATCTATTATCATTTATGAAGCACCACATCGTTTAGTAAGGACTTTGGAAGAACTACATGAAGTGCTCGGAGACAGATCCATGACATTATGCAGAGAACTCACAAAGAAGTATGAGAGCGTTTTTAAATCAACGCTTGGGGAAATCCTTGCCTATCATAGAGAAAATCCGCCAAAAGGCGAATGTGTGATGATCATAGAAGGAAAATCATTTCAAGAATTAAAAGAACAGAGTCAGGAAGAATTTCTAAAGATTCCATTGTCAGAGCATATGAACCGTTATATGGATCAGGGATATTCAAAGAAAGAAGCGATGAAACTGGTAGCCAAAGATCGAGGTGTTGGTAAGAGAGAGATTTATCAGCAGTTGTTGGAAGAGGAATAA
- the holB gene encoding DNA polymerase III subunit delta', with the protein MKSFDAIIGHKKIISHFEEAIKTGKVSHAYLLSGEDGSGKMMIAKAVAKALLCEHKDGCGECAACKQVDSLNHPDVIYITHEKYEIRVDDIRKGINETIDIKPYSGDYKIYIIDDADRMNAGAQNALLKTLEEPPAYAVILLLTNNKDRLLDTILSRCVSMTLGSVRESEIEDYLKANTGASHADIAFAAAFSLGNIGRALHVLDTEEFKDMLNDTMNVITHMKSMEIYEVVSYAKSLTKYKNEIYDFLDIIMVWYRDMLILKTTGSLNQLVFKDKYRQLKDQEIYISFEGISHILDEVEKARRRLIANVNFEVAIEMLLVTIKENGKVW; encoded by the coding sequence ATGAAGAGTTTTGATGCAATTATAGGACATAAAAAAATAATTTCTCATTTTGAAGAAGCAATCAAGACGGGAAAAGTTTCCCATGCCTATTTATTAAGTGGCGAAGATGGAAGCGGAAAGATGATGATCGCAAAGGCAGTTGCGAAGGCACTTCTGTGCGAACACAAAGATGGATGTGGAGAATGTGCAGCATGTAAGCAGGTGGATTCATTAAATCATCCAGATGTCATTTATATTACTCATGAAAAGTATGAAATCAGAGTTGATGATATTCGAAAAGGGATCAATGAGACGATCGATATTAAACCGTATAGCGGAGATTATAAGATTTATATCATTGATGATGCGGATAGAATGAATGCAGGAGCGCAGAATGCCTTATTAAAGACATTAGAAGAACCACCTGCATATGCAGTGATTCTTCTATTAACAAACAATAAGGATAGATTGTTAGATACGATCCTCTCAAGATGTGTGTCCATGACATTAGGAAGTGTCAGAGAAAGCGAAATTGAAGATTATCTAAAAGCCAATACAGGGGCAAGTCATGCAGATATCGCATTTGCAGCAGCATTTTCACTTGGGAATATTGGACGTGCATTGCATGTACTGGATACAGAAGAATTTAAAGATATGCTGAATGATACAATGAACGTGATCACTCATATGAAGAGTATGGAGATTTATGAAGTTGTATCGTATGCGAAGAGTCTGACAAAATATAAGAATGAGATTTATGATTTCCTTGATATCATTATGGTATGGTATCGAGATATGCTGATTCTTAAGACAACAGGATCTTTAAATCAACTTGTATTTAAAGATAAATACCGTCAGCTAAAAGATCAGGAGATTTATATTTCATTTGAGGGAATCAGTCATATTCTTGATGAGGTAGAAAAGGCTAGAAGGCGACTGATCGCGAATGTTAATTTTGAAGTGGCAATCGAAATGCTGCTTGTGACGATAAAGGAGAATGGTAAAGTATGGTAG
- a CDS encoding DUF885 domain-containing protein, which produces MEFAGRLKKIRIKLIMIGICLIFLGGYSLIQEWKDQKKNTTKKVFDQYTDAFFKENISTNEITMHFFLENPEKYRLEQPKNLYPSMNQGSILNEKIKISKEIEKLKKFKQKELTKKQQNTYMVLMDYLRRQKNLSMYPYYERILGKTSGQQAQILLTLSEYRLKNEKDIKSYFQLLKGLDGYFDSLIEYSKEQVKRNLFLSDQSLKEVLQQIQNVIKQKENNMLVATFNLRIADIKGINAAQKKKYCRENKKLIGTKVLPAYEKLYSHLQALNGNGKNENGLYYYKNGKEYYKVLVAQKTGSDKTIEEMIEISDRSIEKCLRKLIKLQKKYPNIINEYRNHKKNIKIVQNPQNILNKLRQKMVKYYPKAPKVSCKIKYVHKTMEEYTSPAFYMVPEIDSYKENVIYINKAQTAELYPTLAHEGYPGHLYQNVYYAARNDDPVRYLLDYPGYSEGYATYVEVFSYSMMDAEGYGDIYQQMNMEMYEYNLALCSRVDLGVHYEGWKKKDVRAYLRSFGMDDSQADELFQMIIENPANYLSYYIGYQEFHELLTDYKKMAGNKYSLKAYHTEILDAGPCSFDILRRRIESNL; this is translated from the coding sequence ATGGAATTTGCAGGGAGATTGAAAAAGATCAGAATAAAGTTGATCATGATTGGAATTTGTCTGATATTTCTAGGAGGATATAGTCTGATCCAAGAATGGAAAGATCAAAAAAAGAATACAACAAAAAAAGTATTTGATCAGTATACGGATGCGTTTTTTAAAGAAAATATATCAACAAATGAGATCACGATGCATTTCTTTTTAGAAAATCCAGAAAAATATAGATTAGAACAACCGAAAAATCTTTATCCATCCATGAATCAGGGAAGTATCTTGAATGAAAAAATTAAAATTTCAAAAGAAATTGAGAAGTTAAAAAAATTTAAACAAAAGGAATTGACGAAAAAACAGCAAAATACATATATGGTTTTGATGGATTATTTAAGAAGACAGAAAAATCTTTCGATGTATCCGTATTATGAAAGAATCCTTGGGAAAACATCTGGGCAGCAGGCACAGATTCTTCTGACATTAAGTGAATATCGTCTGAAAAATGAGAAAGATATCAAAAGCTATTTTCAATTATTGAAGGGACTGGATGGATATTTTGATTCACTGATCGAATACAGCAAGGAACAGGTAAAGAGAAATTTATTCCTATCTGATCAGTCTTTAAAAGAAGTATTGCAGCAGATTCAGAATGTCATAAAGCAAAAAGAAAACAATATGTTGGTTGCAACATTTAATTTAAGAATTGCAGATATTAAAGGAATTAATGCAGCTCAGAAAAAGAAATACTGCAGAGAAAATAAGAAATTGATCGGTACAAAGGTGCTGCCTGCTTATGAAAAATTATATTCCCATTTGCAGGCATTAAATGGAAATGGGAAAAATGAAAATGGTCTGTATTATTATAAAAATGGAAAAGAATATTATAAAGTATTGGTTGCACAGAAAACAGGATCAGATAAAACGATAGAAGAAATGATCGAAATCAGTGATCGATCCATTGAAAAATGCCTTCGAAAACTTATAAAATTGCAAAAAAAGTATCCAAATATCATAAATGAATATAGAAATCATAAAAAAAATATAAAAATTGTGCAAAATCCACAAAATATACTTAACAAACTAAGGCAAAAGATGGTAAAATATTATCCAAAGGCACCAAAAGTTAGCTGTAAAATAAAATATGTGCACAAAACCATGGAAGAATATACCAGTCCTGCGTTCTATATGGTACCAGAGATTGATTCTTACAAGGAGAATGTAATTTACATTAATAAGGCACAGACTGCAGAGTTATATCCAACTTTGGCACATGAAGGATACCCAGGACATTTATACCAGAATGTATATTATGCGGCAAGGAACGATGATCCAGTGCGCTATCTGCTTGATTATCCTGGATATTCAGAAGGATATGCAACGTATGTAGAAGTTTTTAGTTACAGTATGATGGATGCTGAAGGATATGGCGATATTTATCAACAGATGAATATGGAGATGTACGAGTACAATCTGGCACTTTGTTCAAGAGTTGATCTTGGAGTTCATTATGAAGGATGGAAGAAGAAAGATGTCAGGGCGTATTTAAGATCATTTGGAATGGATGATTCTCAGGCAGATGAATTATTTCAGATGATTATCGAGAATCCTGCAAATTATTTATCTTATTATATCGGTTATCAGGAGTTTCATGAGCTTTTGACTGATTATAAGAAAATGGCAGGGAATAAATACAGCTTAAAAGCGTACCACACAGAGATTTTAGATGCAGGCCCATGTAGTTTTGACATTTTGAGAAGACGCATCGAAAGCAACCTATGA
- a CDS encoding PSP1 domain-containing protein — protein MVEVIGVRFRTAGKIYFFNPKEFQVKSGDHVIVETARGIEFGSVVSERRQVKEKCIGDELKPVLRIATKEDEERAAKNREKEKEAYKICLDKIKEHELDMKLVSTEYTFDNNKVLFYFTADGRVDFRELVKDLAAVFRTRIELRQIGVRDEAKMLGGMGICGRKLCCNTFLSEFAPVSIKMAKEQNLSLNPTKISGVCGRLMCCLKNEQETYEYLNSKLPNVGEKLKTKDGVVGEVQRVDVLRQKVKLIVEDENGDKEIQEYKIDDLLMRKKKPQGCQGCSKGCNNKNQGCNKGHGKRKN, from the coding sequence ATGGTAGAAGTAATTGGAGTGCGATTTCGTACTGCAGGAAAGATATATTTCTTTAATCCAAAGGAATTTCAGGTAAAGTCAGGAGACCACGTGATCGTGGAAACTGCCAGAGGAATTGAATTTGGATCAGTCGTTTCTGAGAGAAGACAGGTAAAGGAAAAATGCATCGGAGATGAATTAAAACCTGTTTTAAGAATCGCAACCAAAGAAGATGAAGAAAGGGCAGCGAAGAATAGAGAGAAAGAAAAAGAAGCATATAAGATCTGCCTTGATAAGATCAAGGAGCATGAGCTTGATATGAAGCTTGTATCAACAGAATATACATTTGATAATAATAAAGTATTATTTTACTTTACGGCAGATGGACGAGTTGATTTTCGTGAACTTGTAAAGGATCTGGCAGCAGTGTTCAGGACAAGAATTGAATTACGACAGATCGGCGTCAGAGATGAAGCCAAGATGCTTGGTGGTATGGGAATCTGTGGAAGAAAATTATGCTGTAATACATTTTTATCTGAGTTTGCACCTGTTTCTATCAAGATGGCCAAAGAGCAGAATCTGTCACTGAATCCGACAAAGATTTCAGGAGTCTGCGGAAGATTGATGTGTTGTCTTAAGAATGAACAGGAAACATATGAGTATTTAAATAGTAAGCTTCCAAATGTTGGTGAGAAATTAAAGACAAAAGATGGCGTAGTTGGAGAAGTTCAGAGAGTAGATGTACTTCGACAGAAGGTAAAACTGATCGTGGAAGATGAGAATGGAGATAAAGAAATCCAGGAATATAAGATTGATGATCTTCTGATGAGAAAGAAAAAGCCACAAGGATGTCAGGGGTGTAGCAAAGGATGCAATAATAAGAATCAAGGATGTAATAAAGGACATGGAAAGAGAAAGAATTGA